In Rahnella sikkimica, the following are encoded in one genomic region:
- the hemL gene encoding glutamate-1-semialdehyde 2,1-aminomutase, whose protein sequence is MSKSESLFTQAQALIPGGVNSPVRAFSGVGGVPLFISRADGAFLFDADGKAYIDYVGSWGPMVLGHNNAEIRNAVIEAAQRGLSFGAPTEMEVRMAELVTELVPSMDMVRMVNSGTEATMSAIRLARGFTHRDKIVKFEGCYHGHADCLLVKAGSGALTLGQPNSPGVPADFAKHTLTCTYNDLDSVRAAFEQYPDDIACIIVEPVAGNMNCVPPLPEFLPGLRAICDEFGALLIIDEVMTGFRVALGGAQDYYDVTPDLTCLGKIIGGGMPVGAFGGRRDVMEALAPTGPVYQAGTLSGNPIAMAAGIACLTQVAQPGVHQTLTERTTQLAEGLLKAAEAENIPFVVNHVGGMFGLFFTDAKTVTGYQDVMKCDVERFKKFFHMMLEEGIYLAPSAFEAGFMSLAHTPEDIQRTIDAARRCFAKL, encoded by the coding sequence ATGAGTAAGTCAGAAAGTCTGTTCACGCAGGCGCAAGCGCTAATTCCGGGCGGTGTTAACTCGCCGGTACGTGCCTTCTCCGGCGTCGGCGGCGTCCCCTTATTCATTTCGCGCGCAGACGGCGCGTTCCTGTTTGATGCCGATGGCAAAGCTTATATCGACTATGTTGGCTCGTGGGGCCCGATGGTGCTCGGCCACAACAATGCGGAGATCCGCAACGCGGTCATCGAAGCGGCGCAACGCGGTCTGAGCTTTGGCGCACCGACCGAAATGGAAGTCAGAATGGCCGAACTGGTCACCGAACTGGTGCCAAGCATGGACATGGTTCGCATGGTGAACTCCGGTACCGAAGCGACCATGAGCGCCATTCGTCTGGCACGCGGTTTCACGCATCGCGATAAAATCGTCAAATTCGAAGGTTGCTACCACGGCCACGCCGACTGCCTGCTGGTGAAAGCCGGTTCCGGCGCACTGACGCTCGGCCAGCCGAACTCACCGGGCGTGCCTGCTGATTTCGCCAAACACACCCTGACCTGCACTTACAACGATCTGGATTCTGTCCGCGCGGCGTTTGAACAGTACCCGGACGATATCGCCTGTATCATCGTTGAGCCGGTGGCGGGCAACATGAACTGCGTGCCGCCATTGCCGGAATTCCTTCCGGGCCTGCGTGCGATTTGCGACGAGTTCGGCGCGCTGCTGATTATCGACGAAGTGATGACCGGCTTCCGCGTCGCGCTGGGCGGTGCTCAGGATTATTACGACGTGACGCCTGACCTGACCTGTCTGGGCAAAATCATCGGCGGCGGTATGCCGGTGGGCGCATTTGGTGGCCGCCGTGACGTGATGGAAGCGCTTGCACCGACAGGCCCGGTGTATCAGGCGGGCACGCTTTCCGGTAACCCGATTGCGATGGCCGCCGGTATTGCCTGTCTGACGCAGGTGGCACAGCCGGGCGTTCATCAGACCCTGACCGAACGCACAACGCAACTGGCAGAGGGCTTACTGAAGGCCGCAGAAGCAGAGAATATTCCGTTTGTGGTGAACCACGTCGGCGGCATGTTTGGCCTGTTCTTCACCGATGCCAAAACCGTGACCGGCTATCAGGACGTGATGAAATGCGACGTTGAGCGTTTCAAGAAATTCTTCCACATGATGCTGGAAGAAGGTATTTATCTGGCACCTTCCGCGTTCGAAGCGGGCTTTATGTCTCTGGCCCACACGCCGGAAGACATCCAGCGCACCATCGACGCCGCACGCCGTTGTTTCGCTAAGCTTTAA
- the fhuB gene encoding Fe(3+)-hydroxamate ABC transporter permease FhuB produces MNRRSLSVSLILLLVLALAAGALSIYNLHQQLPYQRWRGALWQPDINDVQQMLFHYSSLPRIVVALLAGAGLGLVGLLFQQVLRNPLAEPATLGVSAGAQLGLTIATLWALPGGMITQQFAAMTGAVVIGGLVFGIAWGKRMSPVTLILAGLVLGLYCGAVNGLIGIFNYQGLQSLYMWSSGSLTQQDWDVATFLLPRVIIVWLLAFLLQRPMTLLGLDDGVAKNLGLGLSAARLAVLTLAILMSAQLVNAVGIIGFIGLFAPLLAKMLGARRLSARLVMAPLIGALLLWFTDQVMQYVAQIWMEISTGAATALVGAPLLLWLLPRLRNSMTPPPMNQGDNVPDERHHLVRWVGLALLVLMAGLVVALMAGRNATGWNWATGADLQALLPWRLPRVLAALAAGIMLASSGVLIQKLTGNAMASPEVLGISSGAATGVVVMMFIVPGDAFVWLLPAGSAGAALTLLVIMVASGLRSFSAERMLLTGIALSTAFTTLMTLLLASGDPRMGGLLTWLSGSTYSVTAPMAWRTLALAAVLMVIVPFCRRWINILPLGNVTAKSVGLALTLTRMAILLLAAVMTAAATLTVGPLSFVGLMAPHMARMMGFRRAVPQWMVASILGGLLMVFADWCGRMVIFPNQIPAGLLATFIGAPYFIYLLRKQAS; encoded by the coding sequence ATGAACCGCCGCTCACTCAGCGTTTCGCTGATCCTTCTTTTGGTTCTGGCGCTGGCGGCCGGGGCACTCAGCATCTACAACCTGCATCAGCAATTGCCTTATCAACGCTGGCGCGGTGCGCTCTGGCAGCCGGACATCAACGATGTTCAGCAGATGCTTTTCCATTACAGCTCACTGCCGCGCATTGTCGTCGCGCTGCTGGCCGGTGCCGGTCTGGGGCTGGTCGGTTTGCTGTTCCAGCAGGTCTTACGCAACCCGTTAGCCGAACCGGCGACGCTGGGTGTTTCGGCGGGCGCGCAGCTCGGTCTGACGATCGCCACGCTCTGGGCGCTGCCGGGCGGCATGATCACGCAACAATTTGCCGCGATGACTGGCGCGGTCGTCATCGGCGGACTGGTGTTCGGGATCGCCTGGGGCAAACGCATGTCGCCGGTGACGCTGATCCTCGCCGGTCTGGTGCTCGGCCTGTATTGCGGCGCGGTGAATGGCCTGATCGGGATCTTCAACTATCAGGGCCTGCAAAGCCTGTATATGTGGAGCAGCGGTTCGCTGACGCAGCAGGACTGGGACGTCGCGACGTTTTTACTGCCGCGCGTGATTATCGTCTGGCTGCTGGCGTTTCTGTTGCAGCGCCCGATGACGTTGCTCGGGCTGGATGACGGCGTCGCGAAAAACCTCGGTTTAGGCTTATCGGCAGCGCGTCTGGCGGTGCTGACGCTGGCGATTCTGATGAGTGCGCAACTGGTTAATGCGGTCGGGATTATCGGTTTTATCGGCCTGTTTGCGCCGCTTCTGGCGAAAATGCTCGGCGCACGTCGCCTGAGCGCGCGTCTGGTGATGGCTCCGCTGATTGGCGCACTGCTGCTGTGGTTCACCGATCAGGTGATGCAATACGTGGCGCAAATCTGGATGGAAATTTCGACCGGTGCCGCGACCGCGTTGGTCGGTGCGCCGCTGCTGCTGTGGTTGCTGCCGCGTCTGCGTAACAGCATGACGCCGCCGCCGATGAATCAGGGCGATAATGTGCCGGATGAACGTCATCATCTGGTGCGCTGGGTGGGGCTGGCTTTACTGGTATTAATGGCCGGTCTGGTGGTGGCGCTGATGGCCGGACGCAATGCGACAGGCTGGAACTGGGCGACGGGCGCAGATTTGCAGGCGTTGCTGCCGTGGCGTTTACCGCGTGTACTGGCGGCGCTGGCGGCAGGGATTATGCTGGCGTCTTCCGGCGTGCTGATCCAGAAACTGACCGGTAACGCGATGGCGAGCCCGGAAGTGCTGGGGATCAGCTCCGGTGCGGCGACCGGCGTTGTGGTGATGATGTTTATTGTGCCCGGCGATGCGTTTGTGTGGCTGCTGCCTGCGGGCAGTGCCGGTGCGGCGTTAACGTTGCTGGTGATTATGGTCGCCTCCGGCCTGCGCAGTTTCTCCGCAGAACGGATGTTGCTGACAGGTATTGCGCTGAGTACCGCTTTCACCACGCTGATGACGCTGCTGCTGGCCAGCGGTGATCCGCGTATGGGGGGGTTGCTGACCTGGCTTTCCGGTTCGACCTATTCGGTGACCGCACCGATGGCGTGGCGCACACTGGCGCTGGCTGCCGTGCTGATGGTCATCGTGCCGTTCTGTCGCCGCTGGATAAATATCTTGCCGCTCGGCAACGTAACGGCGAAATCGGTCGGGCTGGCGCTGACGCTAACGCGTATGGCGATCCTGCTGCTGGCCGCCGTGATGACGGCGGCCGCAACGCTGACCGTCGGGCCGCTGAGTTTTGTCGGGCTGATGGCACCGCACATGGCACGCATGATGGGATTCCGCCGCGCCGTTCCGCAGTGGATGGTGGCGAGTATTCTCGGCGGTCTGCTGATGGTCTTCGCCGACTGGTGTGGTCGTATGGTGATCTTCCCGAACCAGATCCCTGCCGGTTTGCTCGCGACCTTTATCGGCGCGCCGTACTTTATCTATCTGCTGAGAAAGCAGGCGAGTTAA
- the fhuD gene encoding Fe(3+)-hydroxamate ABC transporter substrate-binding protein FhuD — translation MSDIQRYSGLTRRRILQMMALSPLLTSLPALSASRPDLGRIVTLEWLPTELLIALGVMPLAIADIPNYNLWVAEPPLAPGVIDVGQRTEPNMELIQQLKPSLLLITEGYGPDIKQLETIAPVLGVKANDGSAKPMQLAVKSLHKLADTLGLQDRAEQHLQVYNDTIAKTRELMKPLAQQPVLLMTFIDPRHVLVFGQGSMFHEIMGDVGLTNAWGGEGSFWGSVSVGVERLTRIKNARVLCFDHGSADIMDAVAKTPLWKSMTFVRANQFSVVPAVWFYGATFSAMHFCKILNSTLGKPV, via the coding sequence ATGTCTGATATTCAACGTTACTCAGGGCTGACGCGCCGCCGGATTTTGCAGATGATGGCGCTGTCGCCGTTACTGACTTCTCTGCCCGCGCTGTCAGCCTCACGCCCCGATCTGGGCCGTATTGTTACCCTCGAATGGCTGCCGACCGAGCTGCTGATTGCGCTCGGCGTGATGCCGCTGGCGATTGCCGATATCCCCAATTACAACCTGTGGGTGGCGGAACCGCCGCTGGCACCCGGTGTCATCGATGTCGGCCAGCGCACCGAGCCTAACATGGAGCTTATCCAGCAGTTGAAACCTTCATTATTGCTGATAACCGAAGGTTATGGTCCGGACATTAAACAGCTGGAAACCATCGCGCCGGTGTTAGGCGTAAAAGCCAATGACGGCAGCGCGAAGCCGATGCAACTGGCGGTCAAATCGTTGCATAAACTGGCGGATACGCTCGGTTTGCAGGATCGCGCCGAACAGCATTTGCAGGTTTATAACGACACGATCGCGAAAACGCGTGAGCTGATGAAACCGTTAGCGCAACAGCCTGTTCTGCTGATGACCTTTATCGACCCGCGCCACGTTCTGGTGTTTGGTCAGGGCAGCATGTTCCATGAAATCATGGGCGATGTCGGGCTGACTAATGCGTGGGGCGGCGAAGGCAGCTTCTGGGGCAGCGTGTCAGTGGGCGTTGAGCGCCTGACCCGCATTAAAAATGCCCGCGTGCTGTGTTTTGATCACGGCAGCGCCGACATCATGGACGCGGTCGCCAAAACGCCGCTGTGGAAATCAATGACTTTCGTGCGTGCCAATCAGTTCAGCGTTGTCCCCGCCGTCTGGTTCTACGGCGCGACGTTCAGCGCCATGCATTTCTGTAAAATCCTGAACAGCACACTGGGGAAACCGGTATGA
- the fhuC gene encoding Fe3+-hydroxamate ABC transporter ATP-binding protein FhuC yields the protein MPDNNVHPSSSLPDSVFRLQDVSFSVPGRTLLAPLSLTFPQRKVCGLIGHNGSGKSTLLKMLGRHQPATSGTIYLNETPLARWDSKAFARQVAYLPQQLPAAEGMTVQELVAIGRYPWHGALGRFKHQDKEKVEEAIALVGLKPFARRLVDSLSGGERQRAWLAMMVAQDSRCLLLDEPTSALDIAHQKDVLALIQRLSREKGLTVIAVLHDLNMAARYCDELMALRGGEMIVQGAPEAMMRGDVLEQIYGIPMGILPHPAGGAPVSFVY from the coding sequence ATGCCTGATAACAACGTACACCCGTCTTCATCGCTGCCTGACAGCGTCTTTCGCCTGCAAGATGTCAGCTTTTCAGTGCCGGGGCGAACGTTGCTCGCGCCGCTGTCGCTGACCTTCCCGCAAAGGAAAGTGTGCGGGCTGATTGGCCATAACGGCTCCGGGAAATCAACGTTGTTAAAAATGCTGGGACGACATCAACCGGCGACGTCCGGGACGATTTACCTGAATGAAACGCCGCTGGCCCGGTGGGACAGCAAAGCGTTTGCGCGCCAGGTGGCGTATCTGCCGCAGCAACTTCCGGCTGCAGAAGGCATGACGGTGCAGGAACTGGTGGCGATTGGCCGCTATCCGTGGCACGGCGCGCTGGGGCGTTTCAAACATCAGGACAAAGAAAAAGTCGAAGAAGCGATTGCGCTGGTGGGCCTGAAACCGTTCGCCCGGCGTCTGGTCGACAGCCTCTCCGGCGGCGAACGTCAGCGGGCGTGGCTGGCGATGATGGTCGCACAGGACAGCCGCTGCCTGCTGCTCGACGAACCGACGTCCGCGCTGGATATCGCGCATCAGAAAGATGTGCTGGCGCTGATCCAGCGTCTTAGCCGCGAGAAAGGCCTGACCGTGATCGCGGTATTGCATGATCTGAATATGGCAGCGCGGTATTGCGATGAGCTGATGGCATTGCGCGGCGGCGAGATGATCGTGCAGGGCGCGCCAGAAGCCATGATGCGCGGTGACGTTCTTGAACAAATTTACGGTATTCCGATGGGCATTCTTCCGCATCCAGCGGGCGGTGCGCCGGTGAGCTTCGTTTACTGA
- the fhuA gene encoding ferrichrome porin FhuA → MASQCTLSNSVQKGAFKRRTLALTITAVLSSTAFYAGAATTATAKEDTINVTSSASAQAVQESAWGPAATIAAKHSATGTKTDTPLVKTPQSISVVTREEMDMKQPASVKEALGYTPGVFASRGSSSTYDAIAIRGFTSVNTNQYLDGIKLQGDNYSEVSMDPYMLERVEVLRGPSSVLYGKSNPGGVVSMVSKRPTTEPLKEVQFKMGTDNLFQTGFDFSDAIDDAGVYSYRLTGVARSQDSQQEMSKEKRYSIAPSFTWRPDDKTNFTFLSNFQNDPDAGFYGWLPREGTVVPYYDANGKAHKLSTDFNEGEQSNKMSRNQKMVGYSFEHGFNDTWTVRQNLRYTKLDTEYKSVYGTGYVSNGVMSRAYVQSKEKLANFDVDTQAQAKFATADVDHTLLMGVDYMRMRNDIDADYGSASNLNMSNPQYGNSNVSLYFPYEVLNRQEQTGLYAQDQAEWNQWILTLGGRYDFAKTSTLTRSSNTTAEINDEQFTWRGGLNYLFDNGISPYFSYSESFEPTAGASKQGQPFDPSMGKQYEAGIKYIPNDRPISLTAAVYQLTKDKNLTADPTDSAFSVQSGEIRSRGVELEAKAAVTANINMTASYTYTDAKYTHDTAYEGKRPAEVPANMASLWADYTFHETALSGLTVGSGVRYFGSSSSFYTTTDKNNQTFNVAGYTLVDATVKYDLARFGMPGSSVGVNVNNLLDREYVASCYRDYACYWGSDRQVVATATFRF, encoded by the coding sequence ATGGCTTCTCAATGCACGCTTTCAAACTCAGTCCAAAAAGGCGCATTTAAGCGCCGGACGCTCGCGTTAACCATCACCGCCGTTCTGAGCTCCACCGCGTTTTACGCAGGTGCAGCAACCACAGCAACCGCGAAAGAAGATACGATCAACGTCACCAGTTCAGCGTCTGCGCAAGCCGTCCAGGAATCAGCATGGGGCCCTGCGGCGACCATCGCGGCAAAACACAGTGCGACCGGGACTAAAACCGATACGCCACTGGTGAAAACCCCGCAGTCTATTTCCGTGGTGACCCGCGAAGAGATGGACATGAAACAGCCGGCTTCCGTGAAAGAAGCGCTGGGATATACGCCGGGCGTCTTCGCCAGCCGTGGCAGTTCATCCACGTATGACGCGATTGCGATCCGTGGTTTCACTTCCGTAAACACCAACCAGTATCTCGACGGCATCAAACTTCAGGGTGATAACTATTCTGAAGTGTCGATGGATCCGTACATGCTTGAGCGCGTTGAAGTGCTGCGCGGCCCGTCTTCTGTCCTGTACGGAAAAAGTAATCCGGGCGGCGTCGTCAGCATGGTCAGCAAACGTCCAACGACTGAACCGCTCAAAGAAGTGCAGTTCAAAATGGGTACCGATAACCTGTTCCAGACGGGCTTTGATTTCAGCGATGCCATCGATGATGCCGGCGTCTATTCCTATCGCCTGACGGGCGTGGCGCGTAGCCAGGACAGCCAGCAGGAAATGTCCAAAGAAAAACGTTACAGCATCGCGCCATCTTTCACCTGGCGTCCTGACGATAAAACGAATTTCACCTTCCTGAGCAACTTCCAGAACGATCCGGATGCCGGTTTCTATGGCTGGTTGCCGCGTGAAGGTACCGTTGTGCCGTATTACGATGCCAACGGGAAAGCGCATAAGCTTTCAACCGACTTCAACGAAGGCGAGCAAAGCAACAAGATGTCCCGTAACCAGAAAATGGTCGGTTACAGCTTCGAACACGGCTTTAACGATACGTGGACCGTTCGCCAGAACCTGCGTTACACCAAGCTGGATACTGAGTACAAAAGCGTTTACGGCACCGGATACGTCTCTAACGGCGTGATGAGCCGCGCGTATGTTCAGTCAAAAGAGAAACTGGCTAACTTCGATGTGGATACTCAGGCGCAGGCTAAATTTGCTACCGCCGATGTCGATCACACCCTGCTGATGGGCGTGGATTACATGCGTATGCGTAATGACATTGATGCCGATTACGGCAGCGCCAGCAATCTGAACATGAGCAACCCGCAGTACGGCAACAGCAATGTCTCGCTGTACTTCCCGTATGAAGTCCTGAATCGTCAGGAACAAACCGGGCTGTACGCGCAGGATCAGGCGGAATGGAACCAGTGGATCCTGACCCTCGGCGGCCGTTACGACTTCGCGAAAACCTCAACGCTTACCCGTTCGAGCAATACGACGGCGGAGATCAATGACGAACAGTTTACGTGGCGCGGTGGTCTGAACTACCTGTTTGATAACGGGATTTCACCTTACTTCAGCTACAGCGAGTCCTTCGAGCCGACTGCCGGTGCCAGCAAACAAGGCCAGCCGTTCGATCCTTCGATGGGCAAGCAGTATGAAGCCGGGATCAAATACATCCCGAACGATCGTCCGATCAGCCTGACGGCGGCGGTTTATCAGCTGACCAAAGACAAAAACCTGACAGCGGATCCGACGGACAGCGCATTCAGCGTGCAGTCTGGTGAAATTCGTTCACGGGGTGTTGAGCTTGAAGCGAAGGCTGCGGTCACCGCGAACATCAACATGACGGCGTCTTACACCTACACGGATGCGAAATACACGCACGACACCGCGTATGAAGGCAAACGTCCTGCTGAAGTGCCTGCCAATATGGCGTCACTGTGGGCCGATTACACCTTCCACGAAACGGCGCTCAGCGGGCTGACTGTCGGTTCTGGTGTGCGTTACTTCGGTTCAAGCTCCAGCTTCTACACGACAACGGATAAAAATAACCAGACCTTCAACGTGGCCGGTTATACGCTGGTTGACGCTACCGTGAAATACGATCTGGCCCGCTTCGGTATGCCGGGTTCCTCCGTGGGCGTGAACGTCAATAACCTGCTGGATCGTGAGTACGTGGCAAGCTGCTACCGCGATTACGCCTGTTACTGGGGTTCAGATCGTCAGGTTGTCGCCACTGCAACCTTCCGTTTCTAA